In a single window of the Palaemon carinicauda isolate YSFRI2023 chromosome 10, ASM3689809v2, whole genome shotgun sequence genome:
- the LOC137648159 gene encoding uncharacterized protein DDB_G0283697-like: MMYPIEPISFEKNEDHKTIPPTLVKKTVVTSEKEEKYEDLCELEIIDDDDDDDDEKEEEEEEEERKSNDKADIDNDDGDDDNEEEEEEEEEEEEEERKSNDKADIDNDDGDEEEEEEEEEEEEEERKSNDKADIDNDDGDDDDEEEEEEEEEEEEKDNDNFLTKKTEITKLYPLF; the protein is encoded by the exons atgatgtacccaatagaaccCATAA gttttgaaaaaaatgaagaccaCAAAACTATACCCCCAACTTTGGTGAAAAAAACAGTAGTAACaagtgaaaaggaggaaaaatatgaaGACTTATGTGAGCTAGAGATtattgacgacgacgacgacgacgatgatgaaaaagaagaagaagaagaagaagaagaaagaaaatcaaatgataaggcGGATATCGACAATGACGACGGCGACGacgataatgaagaagaagaagaagaagaagaagaagaagaagaagaagaaagaaaatcaaatgataaggcGGATATCGACAATGACGACggcgatgaagaagaagaagaagaagaagaagaagaagaagaagaagaaagaaaatcaaatgataaggcGGATATCGACAATGACGACGGCGAcgacgatgatgaagaagaagaagaagaagaagaagaagaagaagaaaaagacaacgataattttttaacaaaaaaaacgGAGATTACAAAACTATACCCCCTATTTTAG